In Variovorax paradoxus, a single genomic region encodes these proteins:
- a CDS encoding DNA topoisomerase IB, with the protein MPAPSAPSTSPASRPSARPPSKPTPIANGLVYVNPDMPGIRRLRHGERFRYRDAKGRWLRDVDEISRIRMLAIPPAYTQVWICPLPNGHLQATGIDARGRKQYRYHADWRVMKDETKFERLEAFALALPRIRARVARDLQPEKGQGNGQQAPGRGQVLAALVRLLDTTLLRIGNEEYASSNGSYGLTTLRNRHADVHGAALRLRFKGKSGVMHEARLDDPRVAKVVRQCQQLPGQALFQYAGEDGELHSVSSTDVNDYLAEAAPGERFTAKDFRTWHGTVQALELTRLACEPGRTAADGTRYSAKDILAAVAKQLGNTPAVCKKAYVHPAVLALGSALSDDDEDAATALFEKIAGRKTARPSRGLYAAERRLLAFLRTHRQGQARAAAGHGRRNGRKAQPPVASAKRTLSPSTTTA; encoded by the coding sequence ATGCCGGCCCCCTCTGCTCCTTCCACCTCCCCTGCATCGCGGCCGTCCGCGCGGCCGCCCTCGAAGCCCACGCCCATCGCCAACGGGCTGGTCTACGTGAACCCCGACATGCCCGGCATCCGCCGCCTCAGGCACGGCGAGCGCTTTCGCTACCGCGACGCGAAGGGCCGCTGGCTGCGCGACGTGGACGAAATCTCGCGCATCCGCATGCTGGCCATTCCGCCGGCCTACACCCAGGTGTGGATCTGCCCGCTGCCCAACGGCCACCTGCAGGCCACGGGCATCGACGCCCGCGGGCGCAAGCAGTACCGCTACCACGCCGACTGGCGCGTGATGAAGGACGAGACCAAGTTCGAGCGGCTCGAGGCCTTCGCGCTGGCGCTGCCGCGCATCCGCGCCCGCGTGGCGCGCGACCTGCAGCCGGAAAAGGGACAAGGCAACGGGCAGCAGGCCCCTGGCCGCGGCCAGGTGCTGGCGGCGCTGGTGCGCCTGCTCGACACCACCCTGCTGCGCATCGGCAACGAGGAGTACGCGAGCAGCAACGGCTCCTACGGCCTCACCACGCTGCGCAACCGCCATGCGGACGTGCACGGCGCGGCGCTGCGGCTGCGCTTCAAGGGCAAGAGCGGCGTGATGCACGAGGCCAGGCTCGACGACCCGCGCGTGGCCAAGGTGGTGCGGCAATGCCAGCAGCTGCCGGGGCAGGCGCTGTTCCAGTACGCGGGCGAAGACGGCGAGCTGCACAGCGTGTCGTCCACCGATGTGAACGACTACCTTGCCGAAGCCGCGCCGGGCGAACGCTTCACCGCCAAGGACTTCCGCACCTGGCATGGCACCGTGCAGGCGCTGGAACTCACGCGGCTGGCCTGCGAGCCGGGGCGCACCGCGGCCGACGGCACCCGCTACAGCGCCAAGGACATCCTCGCGGCCGTCGCCAAGCAATTGGGCAACACGCCGGCTGTCTGCAAGAAAGCCTATGTGCATCCGGCCGTGCTGGCGCTGGGCAGCGCCCTGTCGGACGACGACGAAGACGCCGCCACCGCGCTGTTCGAGAAGATCGCGGGCCGAAAGACGGCGCGGCCTTCACGCGGGCTCTATGCGGCCGAACGCCGGCTGCTGGCCTTTCTTCGCACGCACCGGCAGGGGCAGGCACGCGCCGCGGCGGGCCATGGCCGCAGGAACGGCAGGAAGGCTCAGCCTCCGGTGGCGAGCGCGAAGCGCACGCTGTCGCCGTCCACCACGACGGCATAA